From the genome of Sporomusa sphaeroides DSM 2875:
CGACATGTTTAATTTGTATTAAAACTTCATTGCCAATTTGTACGAAACTGTTGGCAGAAAACTGCTCAAGCGGAATCCCGGAAACGGTGATATTTTCAGTATAGCCGCCGTTTATTACCTCATCATATTTTTCGGCGGGTACTTTGTTCATAGTCTCTATTGGAAATAAGCTTACTTGCCGATCCCAGTTACCACCATGGGCATCATTTTCCAACCCCCAATGTTCAATCACCTTTACCCTATTTATGCTATTTTTTTCGATACCTTTGCTTGAGCTTATGTGAATAGATAGAACAGTTCCCACTTTAGATACCTCCTTTCGAAAACTTATTATTGAAGTTATTCTAGTCGAAACAGTGCTATTCCTTTTTATAGCAAGCGCTCATATTTGACACCGGCAAGCAGGATTCGATTCAGTCATTGCAGGAGAGAGAAATCGCTGTTAGAAATAAGCGGCGATGCTTTGTTTCCTTCAGGCTCTAAGTGAATCATTACATCGCAGGTACCCCAATGATGTCTGATGGCTGCTTCAATTTGATCGCAGATGGCATGAGCCTCATCCAACGGCATGTGCTTATCTAAGATGAGATGCATGTCGATTAGGCGATAACTTC
Proteins encoded in this window:
- a CDS encoding MOSC domain-containing protein encodes the protein MGTVLSIHISSSKGIEKNSINRVKVIEHWGLENDAHGGNWDRQVSLFPIETMNKVPAEKYDEVINGGYTENITVSGIPLEQFSANSFVQIGNEVLIQIKHVGKEQYKEQGRPYIVSREGRFGIILKGGYINIGDPVFLTDETVISPKLPKKHIQ